A genomic window from Myxococcales bacterium includes:
- a CDS encoding alpha/beta hydrolase translates to MSARAAPTRLSRVDRVKVRYAGPIVRHVFRSPWLRERLLRAREADLARGLDPDIALLLVLGERTGDAEVAGRSPDAARRSILASVSIIEDTPSGSVRVRERELPDANGGVMRARLYEPAGLASPSPGFVFIHGGGWVVGDLDTHDTLCRRLALEAQVRVLSVEPRLAPEHPFPAAVHDSLAAFRYAAREAAALGFDPGRLGVAGDSAGGNLSAVVGQLTRGDVVRPKLSLLIYPAVDATCSFASHRELGEGYFLTRESIAWYLDRYAGTTSQPGHASRTDPLLSPLHTKDLAGAPPALVVVAGFDPLRDEGEAYAEKLIAAGVTAEVLRSPSLPHGFALMTGVCGRALRDTEHFARRAGELLRA, encoded by the coding sequence GTGAGCGCGCGCGCCGCCCCGACGAGGCTCTCTCGGGTCGACCGCGTGAAGGTGCGGTACGCCGGCCCGATCGTGCGTCACGTTTTTCGCTCGCCGTGGCTCCGCGAGCGCCTGCTCCGCGCCCGGGAGGCCGACCTCGCGCGTGGCCTCGACCCGGACATCGCGCTGCTCCTCGTCCTCGGCGAGCGCACCGGCGACGCCGAGGTCGCGGGGCGCTCGCCGGACGCTGCGCGGCGTTCGATCCTGGCGTCGGTCTCGATCATCGAGGACACGCCGAGCGGATCGGTCCGCGTGCGCGAGCGCGAGCTCCCCGACGCCAACGGGGGCGTCATGCGGGCGCGCTTGTATGAGCCCGCCGGGCTCGCCTCGCCCTCGCCTGGGTTCGTCTTCATCCACGGCGGCGGGTGGGTCGTGGGCGATCTCGACACCCACGACACGCTCTGTCGCCGGCTCGCGCTCGAGGCCCAGGTGCGCGTGCTCTCCGTCGAGCCGCGGCTCGCCCCGGAGCACCCGTTCCCCGCGGCCGTGCACGACTCGCTCGCGGCCTTCCGCTACGCGGCGCGCGAGGCGGCCGCGCTTGGCTTCGATCCGGGGCGCCTTGGCGTGGCAGGCGACAGCGCGGGCGGCAATCTGTCGGCGGTCGTGGGCCAGCTCACCCGTGGCGACGTGGTGCGCCCGAAGCTCTCGCTGTTGATCTACCCGGCAGTCGACGCCACGTGCTCGTTCGCCTCGCACCGAGAGCTCGGAGAGGGCTACTTCCTCACCCGCGAGTCGATCGCTTGGTACCTCGATCGGTACGCGGGCACCACCTCGCAGCCCGGGCACGCCTCGCGCACCGACCCGCTCTTGTCGCCGCTCCACACGAAGGATCTGGCCGGCGCCCCTCCCGCGCTCGTGGTGGTCGCGGGATTCGACCCGCTGCGCGACGAGGGCGAGGCCTACGCCGAGAAGCTGATCGCGGCGGGCGTCACGGCGGAGGTGCTGCGCTCTCCTTCCCTGCCCCACGGCTTCGCCCTTATGACCGGCGTGTGCGGCCGCGCGCTCCGCGACACGGAGCACTTCGCGCGCCGCGCCGGGGAGCTGCTCCGCGCCTGA
- a CDS encoding prolyl oligopeptidase family serine peptidase has product MTGSRRTRLPRADRAARAARVAICALAGALVAPAAARADAEPSPGDPLEHATVDGPAIAHMVLARGKRTENVVFDELAVKRLEPGLVTLSFTAEGRALRVPWCGGRRAVRVAGREVRAPGDAASTRPTAASGPFVAPLPGGRVDVAIDVVVSPYERRVACGEAPRAGEPGRGPWGFSSLAFPSPSTARGGGVAAVYVPKAHDRARPASVLVGVHPWNGGIWTYAQYTHLVQEAERLDVVLLHPSGLGNSLYVAEAEAEVMRALEALGHALPVDPRRVSIWGASMGGAGATTIGLHRPDRFASVTSFFGDARYDLSTYVRSILHDEAGAHAVNALDVIDNARHVPIWLVHGEADRVSPIRQSELLDQALRARGFAVRFDRAPGVGHEGRLVERFAAEVVRRAAVAVAPEHPARVTFRSVRAEDTSTYGVRLERAGASDAFVDLEGKDGRVVVHAASGVRAVVLKPGALGVASGAPVEKSGPDTVPVRWE; this is encoded by the coding sequence GTGACCGGCTCTCGGCGAACGCGCCTCCCGCGCGCGGATCGTGCGGCCCGCGCGGCGCGGGTCGCGATCTGCGCCCTCGCGGGTGCCCTGGTGGCGCCTGCGGCCGCGCGCGCCGACGCCGAGCCGAGCCCCGGCGATCCGCTCGAGCACGCGACGGTGGACGGGCCTGCGATCGCCCACATGGTGCTGGCGCGCGGAAAGCGCACGGAGAACGTCGTGTTCGACGAGCTGGCCGTCAAGCGCCTCGAGCCTGGCCTCGTGACCCTCTCGTTCACGGCCGAGGGCCGCGCCCTCCGCGTGCCGTGGTGCGGCGGCCGGCGCGCCGTACGCGTGGCCGGGCGTGAGGTCCGCGCGCCAGGGGACGCGGCGTCGACGCGCCCTACCGCGGCGTCCGGGCCGTTCGTCGCGCCGCTGCCCGGCGGGCGGGTCGACGTGGCGATCGACGTCGTGGTGTCGCCGTACGAGCGGCGCGTCGCGTGTGGCGAGGCGCCGCGCGCGGGCGAGCCCGGGCGCGGGCCGTGGGGATTCTCCAGCCTCGCGTTCCCTAGTCCGTCGACGGCGCGCGGGGGCGGCGTGGCGGCCGTGTACGTGCCCAAGGCCCACGACCGCGCTCGACCCGCGAGCGTCCTCGTGGGCGTCCACCCGTGGAACGGCGGGATCTGGACGTATGCACAGTACACGCATTTGGTCCAAGAGGCGGAGCGCCTCGACGTGGTGCTGCTCCACCCCTCGGGGCTCGGCAACTCTCTCTACGTCGCGGAGGCCGAGGCCGAGGTGATGCGCGCGCTCGAGGCCCTCGGTCACGCGCTGCCGGTCGATCCGCGGCGCGTGTCGATCTGGGGCGCGTCGATGGGCGGCGCCGGGGCGACCACCATCGGCCTCCACCGCCCCGACAGGTTCGCCAGCGTCACGAGCTTCTTCGGCGACGCGCGCTACGATCTGTCCACGTACGTGCGCTCGATCCTCCACGACGAGGCCGGCGCGCACGCGGTGAACGCGCTCGACGTGATCGACAACGCGCGGCACGTGCCGATCTGGCTCGTGCACGGGGAGGCCGATCGGGTCTCGCCCATCCGCCAGAGCGAGCTGCTCGACCAAGCGCTCCGCGCGCGCGGGTTCGCCGTACGGTTCGATCGGGCTCCCGGGGTGGGCCACGAAGGGCGCCTCGTCGAGCGCTTCGCGGCGGAGGTGGTGCGCCGCGCGGCCGTCGCCGTGGCGCCCGAGCACCCCGCCCGCGTCACCTTTCGCAGCGTGCGCGCGGAGGACACCTCGACCTACGGCGTGCGCCTCGAGCGTGCCGGCGCGAGTGACGCGTTCGTCGACCTCGAGGGCAAAGACGGGCGCGTGGTCGTCCACGCGGCCTCGGGGGTGAGGGCCGTGGTGCTGAAGCCGGGCGCGCTCGGCGTCGCGTCCGGGGCGCCCGTCGAGAAGAGCGGCCCAGACACGGTGCCGGTCCGATGGGAGTGA
- a CDS encoding ABC transporter substrate-binding protein, with product MLTRRRFTLSLATLGLVVVAAAGSTGCEKKSDDLVVGAFLSLSGSDSTFGTDTRDGIELALDETNKAGGVKGKKVKVLYEDDKSLPQEASNKVRQLIDRDNVLAILGEVASSRTMAGGLIANTKKVPLVTPSSTAVEVTKDREYVFRVCFTDDQQGDVAARFVFETLKKKKVGLFFAAQDNYSSGLAASFKERFVKLGGQIVVDKGFQKGETNFTTYLSELKSKDPEVIFVPVYYNDMVQIARQAKQAGIPGTTFVGGDGWDSAELTEGAGAELEGAYFTNHYAPDVPWKNSAAFVTAFKARFNREPTSLAAQGYDAAKLLFDAIKRAPETNREAIKVALADTKNFEGATGQLTIDKNHNANKPIVVVQIKGKKFKFTTQLMSQ from the coding sequence ATGCTCACTCGCCGAAGGTTCACGCTCTCGCTCGCCACGCTCGGCCTCGTGGTCGTCGCCGCCGCCGGCTCCACCGGCTGCGAGAAAAAGAGCGACGATCTCGTGGTCGGCGCGTTCCTCTCGCTGTCCGGCAGCGACTCCACCTTCGGCACCGACACCCGCGACGGCATCGAGCTCGCGCTCGACGAGACCAACAAGGCCGGCGGCGTGAAGGGCAAGAAGGTCAAGGTCCTTTACGAGGACGACAAGTCTCTCCCGCAAGAGGCGTCGAACAAGGTCCGGCAGCTCATCGACCGCGACAACGTGCTCGCGATCCTCGGCGAGGTGGCGTCGAGCCGCACGATGGCCGGCGGTCTCATCGCGAACACGAAGAAGGTGCCGCTCGTCACGCCTTCGTCCACGGCGGTCGAGGTCACGAAGGACCGCGAGTACGTCTTCCGCGTGTGCTTCACCGACGACCAGCAGGGCGACGTCGCGGCGCGCTTCGTGTTCGAGACCCTCAAGAAGAAGAAGGTCGGCCTCTTCTTCGCCGCCCAAGACAACTACTCGTCCGGCCTGGCGGCCTCTTTCAAGGAGCGCTTCGTGAAGCTCGGCGGCCAAATCGTCGTCGACAAGGGGTTTCAGAAGGGCGAGACGAACTTCACGACCTACCTCTCCGAGCTGAAGTCGAAGGACCCGGAGGTCATCTTCGTACCTGTATACTACAACGACATGGTGCAGATCGCGCGGCAGGCCAAGCAGGCCGGCATCCCCGGCACCACGTTCGTCGGCGGCGACGGCTGGGACTCGGCGGAGCTCACGGAGGGTGCGGGCGCGGAGCTCGAGGGCGCCTACTTCACGAACCACTACGCGCCAGACGTACCGTGGAAGAACTCGGCGGCCTTCGTGACCGCGTTCAAGGCCCGCTTCAACCGCGAGCCGACGAGCCTCGCGGCCCAGGGCTACGACGCCGCGAAGCTCCTCTTCGACGCCATCAAGCGCGCGCCCGAGACCAACCGCGAGGCCATCAAGGTGGCGCTCGCCGACACGAAGAACTTCGAGGGGGCCACCGGGCAGCTCACGATCGACAAGAACCACAACGCGAACAAGCCCATCGTCGTGGTCCAGATCAAAGGCAAGAAGTTCAAGTTCACGACCCAGCTCATGAGCCAGTAG
- a CDS encoding PDZ domain-containing protein produces the protein MRSRLALLLVACGLTAATPAAALPPLPGPAGPGGAAPTAPTAPTTTPALGAAANPADRARRGVVAVELQGKPVAIGTVLANDGRILTALSGLTGMGTAETVQVRYADGSAVAAKVGHKDADWDLALLVPQAIKWKEGLSASDIEPNATDLRLVLPLRGKLGPIPVGLKGRTDAKSRAGAPLLNTLDLDMKGALAVPGAPVLDSRGNAVGLLVHACQVRSTARCAPVSVGAPISAIRTFLMRTPATAVTPQPWLGLRGAPSQAGSIKGVRVLALAPHSPAERAGLKASAEPEGGDIIVAVDGTPVETPEQLADAIGRKSIGDSAKLLVFDGAKFREAPVTLRPAP, from the coding sequence GTGCGCTCGCGGCTCGCGCTCCTCCTCGTCGCCTGCGGGCTCACGGCGGCGACCCCGGCCGCCGCGCTGCCGCCGCTGCCCGGGCCCGCGGGGCCAGGCGGCGCAGCCCCGACCGCTCCGACGGCTCCCACGACGACGCCCGCCCTCGGGGCGGCCGCGAACCCGGCCGACCGGGCCCGCCGCGGCGTGGTCGCGGTCGAGCTTCAGGGCAAGCCCGTCGCCATCGGCACGGTGCTCGCCAACGATGGCCGAATCCTCACCGCCCTCTCGGGCCTGACAGGGATGGGCACCGCCGAGACCGTGCAGGTGCGCTACGCGGACGGCTCCGCGGTGGCGGCCAAGGTCGGCCACAAAGACGCCGACTGGGACCTCGCGCTCCTGGTTCCTCAGGCCATCAAGTGGAAGGAGGGCCTCTCCGCGAGCGACATCGAACCGAACGCCACCGATCTCCGCCTCGTGCTGCCGCTGCGCGGAAAGCTCGGCCCGATCCCGGTGGGGCTCAAGGGACGCACCGACGCGAAGTCGCGGGCCGGCGCGCCGCTCCTGAACACGCTCGACCTCGACATGAAGGGCGCCCTCGCGGTGCCCGGCGCGCCCGTGCTCGACAGCCGGGGCAACGCGGTCGGGCTGCTGGTGCACGCCTGCCAGGTGCGCTCCACGGCCCGCTGCGCGCCCGTGTCCGTAGGCGCGCCGATCTCCGCCATCCGCACGTTCCTCATGCGCACGCCGGCCACGGCGGTCACCCCGCAGCCGTGGCTCGGCCTGCGAGGTGCGCCGTCGCAGGCCGGGAGCATCAAAGGGGTCCGCGTGTTGGCGCTCGCGCCCCACTCGCCGGCGGAGCGGGCCGGCCTCAAGGCGAGCGCAGAGCCCGAGGGCGGCGACATCATCGTCGCGGTCGACGGCACCCCCGTCGAGACGCCGGAGCAGCTCGCCGACGCCATCGGCCGCAAGTCGATCGGCGACTCGGCCAAGCTGCTCGTCTTCGACGGCGCGAAGTTCCGCGAGGCGCCCGTCACGCTCCGCCCCGCGCCGTGA
- a CDS encoding TIGR02266 family protein — MTSDTRKDKRARVPGLTVRYKSATNDEFIDNQSLDVSVGGVFVKTQTPFAPGTLLKLEIIVAGESSSLTGVGRVVWKREPTQAAAERPAGMGVKFIKIDDVSRQTIDRLVTAALAAPPAEPTAAAPLPKPSAPPPRAVTPAPPPARAALKGTVPWDPSPAAEPLPPPPPPADEAPVESRRRAGVPLGLASQLNKTSEMPVPVAAPTQPFGALTFGTDTPGSSDDEFFANLEQPREREPVGYPSPFDPDPPTMIALPKAGPDESQGFSSTLPLSRDALPDFAAAEAAKKAELRELEATRPIVGTDFASTLPLDRSKLFPDDPPVSAKPMFPVDGPRKPQNALERAEPTVMKQAAELLEEALREAGGSMDEVQANPLYTVAGGLPSGPAPSLGGTDDLLASIRGAEPAERASLPGAAPAVPAYEPAEPRASQVVPLQMASTPAPPPVAELAMASAGQQVMPLPEPKKRGGGALIGAVVAVALLAGGGIFAYKAHLFGGAPPATSASVAPLPSAAPSEAPSAAAAPSASASAATGEDAAPAVDAAPAAPASAAASAAVPVVAPSAPVAPKPAVAPVAPKPAEPKPAAPVEPKPAEPKPAEPAEPKPAEPKPAETAAPKPVEPKPVEPKPAEPKPVEPKPAEPAPKPVEPAPKPAAPVEP; from the coding sequence ATGACCTCCGATACGCGTAAGGACAAGCGCGCGCGCGTCCCCGGCCTCACGGTCCGGTACAAGAGCGCGACCAACGACGAGTTCATCGACAACCAGTCGCTCGACGTCAGCGTCGGTGGGGTGTTCGTCAAGACCCAGACCCCTTTCGCTCCGGGCACCCTCCTGAAGCTCGAGATCATCGTCGCGGGCGAGTCGTCCTCCCTCACGGGTGTCGGGCGGGTCGTGTGGAAGCGCGAGCCGACCCAGGCCGCGGCGGAGCGCCCCGCTGGCATGGGCGTCAAGTTCATCAAGATCGACGATGTCTCGCGGCAGACCATCGATCGCCTCGTGACCGCCGCGCTGGCCGCCCCGCCGGCCGAGCCGACGGCCGCCGCGCCCTTGCCGAAGCCTTCCGCGCCGCCGCCGCGCGCGGTCACCCCCGCACCTCCCCCCGCGCGCGCCGCCCTGAAAGGCACGGTCCCCTGGGATCCCAGCCCCGCGGCCGAGCCGCTGCCGCCTCCGCCTCCACCGGCCGACGAGGCACCGGTCGAGTCGCGGCGTCGGGCTGGAGTGCCGCTCGGGCTCGCGTCCCAACTCAACAAGACCTCCGAGATGCCCGTCCCCGTGGCCGCGCCCACGCAGCCCTTCGGCGCGCTCACGTTCGGCACCGACACCCCTGGCTCCTCCGACGACGAGTTCTTCGCCAACCTGGAGCAGCCGCGTGAGCGCGAGCCCGTCGGGTACCCGTCGCCGTTCGACCCCGATCCGCCCACGATGATCGCGCTGCCGAAGGCGGGACCTGACGAATCCCAAGGGTTCTCGTCCACCCTGCCGCTGAGCCGCGATGCGCTCCCCGATTTCGCCGCGGCCGAGGCCGCCAAGAAAGCAGAGCTGCGCGAGCTCGAGGCCACGCGCCCCATCGTGGGCACCGACTTCGCATCGACCCTGCCGCTCGATCGGTCGAAGCTCTTCCCAGACGATCCGCCGGTTTCGGCCAAGCCGATGTTCCCGGTGGATGGCCCGCGCAAGCCGCAGAACGCCCTCGAGCGCGCCGAGCCCACGGTGATGAAGCAGGCCGCCGAGCTCCTCGAGGAGGCCCTCCGCGAGGCCGGCGGCTCCATGGACGAGGTGCAGGCCAACCCGCTGTACACGGTGGCGGGCGGCCTCCCGAGCGGACCGGCGCCGTCGCTCGGCGGCACCGACGACCTCCTCGCGTCCATCCGTGGCGCGGAGCCTGCCGAGCGGGCGTCGCTCCCGGGCGCAGCGCCCGCCGTGCCCGCGTACGAGCCTGCGGAGCCTCGCGCGTCGCAGGTCGTGCCCCTGCAGATGGCCTCGACCCCCGCGCCCCCGCCGGTCGCCGAGCTCGCGATGGCCAGCGCGGGCCAGCAGGTGATGCCGCTCCCGGAGCCCAAGAAGCGCGGGGGTGGGGCGCTCATCGGGGCCGTCGTCGCGGTCGCGCTCCTCGCCGGCGGTGGCATCTTCGCCTACAAGGCGCACCTGTTCGGCGGGGCGCCCCCGGCGACCTCGGCGAGCGTCGCGCCCCTGCCGTCCGCCGCCCCGTCCGAGGCGCCCTCGGCGGCTGCTGCACCCTCCGCCAGCGCCAGCGCTGCGACCGGAGAGGACGCGGCTCCCGCCGTCGACGCGGCCCCTGCAGCACCCGCGAGCGCCGCGGCGTCCGCGGCCGTCCCGGTCGTCGCACCTTCGGCGCCTGTCGCGCCGAAGCCTGCGGTCGCGCCTGTCGCGCCCAAGCCCGCCGAGCCGAAGCCCGCCGCGCCCGTCGAGCCGAAGCCCGCGGAGCCGAAGCCCGCCGAGCCCGCCGAGCCGAAGCCCGCGGAGCCGAAGCCCGCGGAGACCGCGGCGCCCAAGCCGGTCGAGCCCAAGCCGGTCGAGCCCAAGCCCGCCGAGCCCAAGCCGGTCGAGCCCAAGCCCGCCGAGCCGGCGCCCAAGCCTGTCGAGCCAGCGCCCAAGCCCGCGGCACCCGTCGAACCCTAG
- a CDS encoding acyl-CoA thioesterase: protein MTTLSSGVRFHENVHGIYFDDLDAFQILHNARYLLLIERTIGSFWQRLGWGSWRDMQENVDAQHLVRENHIEYLRPVVGTGEVRVRIWIERLGRSSLVFGFCVMPMDEDVDFAVGTRALVRIDVATRTSTAWTDAFRAKVLPYLRSRREEEPR from the coding sequence GTGACCACCCTCTCCTCCGGCGTCCGCTTCCACGAGAACGTCCACGGCATCTACTTCGACGATCTCGACGCGTTCCAGATATTGCACAACGCACGTTATTTGCTCCTCATCGAGCGGACGATCGGCTCGTTCTGGCAGCGCCTGGGCTGGGGCAGCTGGCGCGACATGCAGGAGAACGTCGACGCCCAGCACCTCGTGCGGGAAAACCACATCGAGTACCTGCGTCCGGTGGTGGGGACCGGCGAAGTCCGCGTGCGCATCTGGATCGAGCGGCTCGGGCGCTCGAGCCTCGTCTTCGGCTTCTGCGTGATGCCCATGGACGAGGACGTCGACTTCGCGGTGGGCACGCGCGCGCTCGTGCGCATCGACGTCGCCACGCGGACCTCCACCGCGTGGACCGACGCGTTCCGCGCCAAGGTCTTGCCCTACCTGAGGTCGCGGCGCGAGGAAGAGCCGCGGTGA
- a CDS encoding Stp1/IreP family PP2C-type Ser/Thr phosphatase, with amino-acid sequence MRIEVAGETNVGMKRQHNEDNFSILEEAGLYIVADGMGGHASGEVASQMAVDALKDFFISTSEDPERTWPYKMDRSRGYEENRLITGIKLANLRIYESAQRDARQRGMGTTIVVLFAVEDGVYCAHVGDSRGYRIRDGKIEQLTDDHSLLNDYIKMKRLTAEEIANFPHKNVIVRALGMKDTVKVDTRFEASRADDVYVLCSDGLSGPVTDEELLEIVQGAPDLKQAASQLIQRANENGGPDNITVILARWVS; translated from the coding sequence CTGCGGATAGAAGTCGCCGGCGAGACCAACGTCGGCATGAAGCGTCAGCACAACGAGGACAACTTCTCGATCCTCGAGGAAGCTGGGCTCTACATCGTCGCCGACGGGATGGGCGGCCACGCCTCCGGCGAGGTGGCAAGCCAGATGGCGGTCGACGCGCTGAAGGACTTCTTCATCTCGACCTCGGAGGACCCCGAGCGAACCTGGCCCTACAAGATGGACCGGTCGCGCGGGTACGAGGAGAACCGCCTCATCACGGGCATCAAGCTCGCGAACCTGCGCATCTACGAGAGCGCCCAGCGCGACGCGCGGCAGCGCGGCATGGGCACCACGATCGTGGTGCTCTTCGCCGTCGAAGACGGGGTGTACTGCGCCCACGTCGGCGACTCCCGCGGGTACCGCATCCGCGACGGCAAGATCGAGCAGCTCACCGACGACCACTCTCTCTTGAACGACTACATCAAGATGAAGCGGCTCACGGCGGAGGAAATCGCGAATTTTCCGCACAAAAACGTGATCGTGCGCGCGCTCGGCATGAAGGACACCGTCAAGGTGGACACCCGCTTCGAGGCGTCGCGCGCCGACGACGTCTACGTGCTCTGCTCCGACGGCCTGTCGGGCCCGGTCACCGACGAGGAGCTCCTCGAGATCGTTCAGGGCGCCCCCGACCTGAAGCAGGCGGCGTCGCAGCTCATTCAGCGGGCCAACGAGAACGGCGGCCCCGACAACATCACCGTCATCCTCGCGCGATGGGTGAGTTGA
- a CDS encoding PilZ domain-containing protein, protein MERPHHFRSQARKKVRYPAQLTTARGVVRECMLLDLSLAGARLEAVDVLPLGERVSLSFSSPSRWDPIVVPARIAWSRPGSLAHLGLTFEFSSSTTVFALFETIAALEYGA, encoded by the coding sequence GTGGAGAGGCCGCATCATTTCCGGTCGCAGGCCCGAAAGAAGGTCCGCTACCCGGCGCAGCTCACCACCGCGCGCGGCGTGGTGCGTGAGTGCATGTTGCTCGATCTCAGCCTGGCCGGAGCGCGCCTCGAGGCCGTCGACGTCCTGCCGCTTGGCGAGCGCGTGTCGCTGAGCTTCTCGTCGCCCTCGCGGTGGGATCCCATCGTGGTGCCGGCGCGGATCGCGTGGTCGCGGCCGGGCTCACTGGCCCACCTCGGGCTCACGTTCGAGTTCTCGAGCTCGACCACGGTGTTCGCCCTGTTCGAGACGATCGCGGCGCTCGAATACGGCGCGTAG
- a CDS encoding branched-chain amino acid ABC transporter permease, with protein sequence MKILEALVTGLTQGAMIALVALGYTMVYGVLKLINFAHSEVFMMGAYIGVFVLGAVGISNPLFAGACATVVAMIGASLIGITVERVAYRPLRGRGKGALVRITPLVTALGVSVLLQNAAQLFFSARFRSYPQLIAGSVQVPGVGPVGTSRVLILVVAVAVMVGLELIVKKTWFGKAMRALSSNEEAARLMGVHTSRVISTTFALGSSLAALGAVLYCLDQSQAYPTMGVVIGTRAFVAAVLGGIGSIPGAMLGGLLLGVVGELVKLTDYSGGVDVLVFVVLIAVLLVRPAGLLGSTRAEKV encoded by the coding sequence ATGAAGATCCTCGAAGCGCTCGTCACCGGGCTCACGCAGGGCGCGATGATCGCGCTCGTCGCGCTCGGGTACACGATGGTGTACGGCGTGCTGAAGCTCATCAACTTCGCCCACAGCGAGGTCTTCATGATGGGCGCGTACATTGGCGTCTTCGTGCTCGGCGCCGTGGGCATCTCGAACCCCTTGTTCGCTGGCGCCTGCGCGACCGTGGTCGCCATGATCGGCGCGTCCCTCATCGGCATCACCGTCGAGCGGGTCGCCTACCGGCCGCTCCGCGGGCGGGGCAAGGGCGCGCTCGTGCGCATCACGCCGCTCGTGACGGCGCTCGGCGTCTCGGTGCTCCTCCAGAACGCCGCGCAGCTCTTCTTCTCGGCGCGGTTCCGGTCGTACCCGCAGCTCATCGCCGGCAGCGTGCAGGTGCCGGGGGTAGGCCCGGTCGGCACGTCCCGCGTGCTCATCCTCGTGGTCGCCGTGGCGGTCATGGTGGGCCTCGAGCTCATCGTGAAGAAGACGTGGTTCGGCAAGGCGATGCGCGCGCTCTCCTCCAACGAAGAGGCCGCGCGCCTCATGGGCGTGCACACCTCCCGCGTCATCTCGACCACCTTCGCGCTCGGCTCGTCGCTCGCGGCGCTCGGCGCGGTCCTCTACTGCCTCGATCAGTCGCAAGCCTACCCCACCATGGGCGTCGTCATCGGCACGCGCGCGTTCGTGGCCGCGGTGCTCGGCGGCATCGGCAGCATCCCCGGGGCCATGCTCGGCGGGCTGCTCCTCGGCGTGGTCGGCGAGCTCGTGAAGCTCACCGATTACTCGGGCGGCGTCGACGTGCTCGTGTTCGTCGTGCTCATCGCCGTGCTGCTCGTCCGCCCCGCGGGCCTGTTGGGCTCGACGCGCGCCGAAAAAGTGTAG
- a CDS encoding succinate dehydrogenase gives MSEATADAPTKTTDGAFLRSRLGSLLAVFPLGVWTVGHLWNNLAAFKGGGAWQSAVTEYPHPLAHLATMIVVLLPLVLHMIWGMARMAQARPNLHRHVSFNNLKYVVQRLSAIGLMLFLGAHIWLAMLHPRFVEGHPEPFADIAGQMRHHGPTLAVYVLGTLGVSFHLANGLHTFAMGWGVVASRRALRKLDAAVIGLFLALLGMGWAVIYALWSAGA, from the coding sequence ATGTCCGAAGCCACCGCCGACGCCCCCACGAAGACCACCGACGGCGCGTTCCTGCGCTCCCGGCTCGGCAGCTTGTTGGCCGTGTTCCCGCTCGGCGTGTGGACCGTGGGCCACTTGTGGAACAACCTCGCCGCCTTCAAGGGCGGCGGCGCGTGGCAGAGCGCCGTCACCGAGTACCCGCACCCCCTCGCGCACCTCGCGACGATGATCGTGGTGCTCCTGCCCCTCGTGCTCCACATGATCTGGGGCATGGCGCGCATGGCGCAGGCGCGCCCGAACCTGCACCGGCACGTGTCGTTCAACAACCTGAAGTACGTCGTGCAGCGCCTCTCGGCGATCGGCCTCATGCTGTTCCTCGGCGCGCACATCTGGCTCGCGATGCTCCACCCCCGCTTCGTGGAGGGTCACCCCGAGCCCTTTGCCGACATCGCCGGGCAGATGCGGCACCACGGGCCGACGCTCGCGGTCTACGTGCTCGGCACGCTCGGCGTGTCGTTCCACCTCGCGAACGGCCTCCACACCTTCGCGATGGGCTGGGGCGTCGTGGCGAGCCGCCGCGCTCTCCGCAAGCTCGACGCCGCCGTGATCGGTCTGTTCCTCGCCCTGCTCGGCATGGGGTGGGCGGTGATCTACGCGCTCTGGTCCGCCGGCGCCTGA